The sequence CCGAATTATTTAGATAAATGTCCAGGCACCCCTTTAAATACAAAGGTAGACATAAATGGATGTCCTGAAATAGAGGAATCTAAAACTGGAGCTGCTGAACAATCGCCTGTAGTGATTGAAGAAAAACCTCCAGCCTTGTTAGTACTGTTTGACCTCAACAAATCTGGTATCAAAAAGGAATATATGGCTAATATTGAAGCATTTGCTAAATATCTGCAAAAATATCCTGAAGTGAAAGCTACTATTGAAGGTCACGCCGATAGTACTGGAGCTGATGCATATAATAAAAAACTTTCTAAAAAGAGAGCTGATGCAGTAGTGAAAATCTTTGTAAATAAATTTGGAATTGAATCTTCTCGCTTAACGGTTATTGCCTATGGTGAATCTAATCCGATAGCTGATAATAAAACAAAGGAAGGTCGTAAAACAAACCGAAGAGCTGTTTCAGCTAATATTGTTCATTAAGGAAATAATGCTGTCTGTTTAAGGCAGAATAAAGTTCGTCCCGCCGAAAAGGCAAACAACCCCTAATTTTAACCAGCTTTATTTTAAATAAAGCTGGTTTTTTTTTGAATACAATTTTTTAATTCACAATCCACACTGCCATTTTTCGAGCTAAACTCAATATTTTTGTACTTACTCTGCCCATATGAAAGTCTTCCACTATCGTTAAACCTCTTCTTCCAAGAACTATACTTCCAAAATTATTAGATTTTGCCTCTTCAATGAGGCCTCCTGCTCGGCTGCTTTTATCTGAGAGAATAAGACTTTCAATCTTTTCAATTGCAAACCCTGAATTCACAAGAGTATCTTTAGCTGCTTCAAATATAGGCTCAATTTTATTTCTTTTATCTTCAATCCATTCTTCTTCATTTTTTGAATTAGGCAAATTCAATGGACGAATTATATGGCAAAGGCTTATATCTTTATTAATTGGTGAAATCATAGATGCTATGCAGGTTAACCCTTTTAATGATCCTTTTGATCCATCCATTGCTATGAGAAATTTATCATGGGAAGGCTCTTCTCCAACAACAACAAATGGAATATGGATAATTTTTTCGATTAATTTATTTGCAACACTTCCGAATACTAACTCTTCAATAGTTCCTTTACCTGTTCTTCCAAAAAATACTGCTGTATAGCCTATCATAGATTCTGCAAAAATATCCCTTGCAAAACCCAGCTTTCTTGGTTGAATTTTTATAATGATATTCTTTTTTGAAAAACCCGCATTAAATAAAAAGACTTGCACTTTTTCCATAAAATCATGCATTTTATCTTTTTCTTGAGAAGCCCACGCTTTAACAGAAACCATGCTTGAAGAAAGCTCAGGGTTGTTTTCAAGATCCCATATAGTTTCAGGGATAGAGAATTCTATATTAAAAAGAATAATCTCTGTTCTTTCCGGAGGCAAAATTTTACTTACATATTTTACTGTATCCATTGATTGATTAGAACCATCAATGGGCAGCAAAATTCTTTGTAATTTTTTATCATTTTCCATATTATAAATATTCTCCTTTTACAAAAAATTTAATAAGTGCAAGATTTTATGGAATTATCCATACAGATCTATCATTGGCGAGCTGCACAATTTTATTTACAACTCGTCCTGCAAAAAAATCCGTTACTACCGATAATCCGCGTCTTCCTGCTACAATTGTTCCATAATTATTTTTTTTGGCATATTCAAAAATAGCAGCCGCTCTGCTCGTAACATTTGTAATTATATCAACGTCTATATTATTTGCGTTAATACCATAATTGATTAAATTGTTTTTTGCTTTTTCAATAAATGGTATTATAGCGTCTTTTGTATTCTCTATAAAATTTCTTTTACTGAATATTTTTTTAACTCCATTTTCTTTTGTACTGCCTCCACGAATTATATGAATGAGTCCTATTTTAATATCAGAATTATTAAAAACCTTGCAAATAAAATCTACCGCCCGCATTGAATTTTCAGAACCATCTACGGCTACCAAAATTTTATCTGTATTCGGATTTTTTCCAACAATAAATATAGGTGTAAAAAATAATTTTTCAAAGACTTTCGCAGCTATACTTCCTAAAAATATCTCATTTAATTCGCCAATACCCTTTCTTCCTATAACAATAAATGAATAATCATTTTTTGCTTCAATCAGTATATCCCTTGCAAAGCCTACTTTTCTTTTATTAATTTTTATTTTAATTCCGTCTCTTTCGAATCCAGATTTAACAAATAAGTCATGGACATCTCCCATATATTTTCGTATAAAATTTATATGATCAAGTTCCCAACTTACAACTTCATCATATTCAGGCACAATGTTAGCGTCAAAATAATATTCCGGCAGAGGACTATATACATTAAAAAGAATAATATCCATGTTTTTACATTGCTCAAAATTTTTTATGTATTTTACAGCTTCAGACGAATAATCGGAACCATCTAAAGCTATTAAGAACTTATTTTTTTTGTTGTCATTTTCCATTTAACTGCCCTCCTATATTTTTTAACTTACAATCCATAAAGCCTGCTCGGTTACAAGCTGTATGGCCTTATTACTTACTCTGCCCATAAAAAATTCTTGAACCTTTGATAAGCCCCTTCTTCCTAATACTATTGTTCCGTAGCCTTGTTCTTTAGCTTCAATAACGATTGATTCAGCTCGGCTTGCAGCGTCACTAACTATTTTTGTTGTAATATTTTCACTATTAACTCCCATTTTAATTAAAAAATTTTTTGCATCTTCAAAAAACGGCAAAATTCTATCTTTAACATCCTCTTCATATTTTTCTGGAGAAAAGAATTTATAAAATTCGTCTTTAAAGGCTGTTTCGCCTCTTATAACATGAATTAATCCTATTTTTATGTCTTTATGTCCCAAAGTTCTTGCAACAAAATCTACAGCGCGGGACGAACCTTCGGAACCATCCATAGCTATGAGAATTTTATTTGGATCAGCGTTTTCTCCAACAATCATTATGGGGACAAACACGAGTTTTTCAATAAGCTTTGTAGCAACGCTTCCTAAAATTAAGGTAGCGACATTTCCCATGTCTTTTCTACCTATAGCTACAGCAGAATAATTTTTTTTCGCTTCCCTTAGAATGTCACGGGCAAAACCAACTTCTTTTTCTTGAATTTTAGTAAAAATCAAATCTTTTGAAAAACCAGCATCTAATAAAATTTGTTTTGCCTTATCCATATAATTCTTTTGATATTTAAGCTGATTCATTTTCCATGCAATTAATTCTTGAGTTTGAGTTGAATATTTTTCTCTAAACTCTACATCAAGAAATCTATAGGGAAAGCTTTCAAATATACTAAATAGGATAATTTCTTTATTTTTAAAGGGTTCTACCTTGCTAATATAATAAGGTATCTTAAATTTAGCATCATATATATCTAATGATAAAAGCAGTTTTTGATTGTCCATACCTAATTGTACCTCCTTAATATGTATTATTATAAATTTAATTTAAGATTCTTTAATACTTTTAGGCAATTAACGTACCATATTTTTAAACAGTTAATAACTAATAGTGAATAACTAATAACTGTCGGATTATTTTACAAGGTGTAAATTCTATTTTCTAAAAGTAGTTCAAATGCGTATCTCAGAAAAATAAATTGGAAAATGTCTGAATCAGAATTTTCAGAATTATAGAATTAGCAGAATAAACTATATTACCTTTTGTAATTAAAATTCATTATTGCAAATTTAATCTTTGGCATATTCATTGCTGATAGTTATAAACATTTAAATTTAATATATTTTAACAGCATATAAGGAGAATCAATCATGAAAAAATATCGATATTCATCTCTTAAAAGAATAATACTACTTAATATGATATTTGTTCCAGTTATTCCTTTTATTCTATCAATTGGTATAGGATATTATTATTTTATATCTTCCCTTGAAAATAGCGCTATTACAGCTATGAGCAAAATTGTAGAAGATCATAAACAGATGATTGAATCATTTTTAGAAGAGCGAAGAAGCGACCTTGAATTTTTATTATATGCCTATTCATTGGAAGAGCTAAAAAATCCAGATAAACTTAAAGGCATATTTGAAAGCTTACAGAAAAAATCAAGTGCCTTTGTTGACCTTGGAGTTTTTGATGAAAATGGAGTGCATATAGCTTATGAAGGACCCTTTAATTTAAGTGGAAGAATTTATAAAAATGAATCTTGGTTTATTGAAGTTTTAAAAAATGGATATTTTATAAGTGATATTTTTCTTGGGTTTAGAAAAGTTCCCCATTTTATTATTTCTGTTTCAAAAGAATTTCAAGGGCAAAAATGGATTATCCGTTCAACCATAGATACTTATACCTTTACTAACATAGTTAAAAGCGTTCGTATTGGAAAAACTGGTGAATCATATATTTTAAATTCAGAAGGAATCTTCCAGACTGAACGAAGATCTGGCGGAAATCTTATGGACAAGGACGTAGATTTTTCAAAATATTTAACTTCTATAAATTCTATTAATACCTTCATCGAAAACGATTCCAAGGGAGATAAATATTTATATACTACTATCTGGATGAAAGATAAAAAATGGTTACTCGTTGTAAGGCAAGAAAAAGCCGATGCATTTAAAGCTCTTAGATCCGCAAGTTATCTTATTATTTTAATATCAATCATTGGTGGTGCTTTTATAATAGGACAAGCATTTTACCTTACCGGAAGAATCGTAAAAAAATTTCACACAACTGATACAGAAAAGGTCGAATTGCAGGATCAATTAATTAGAGCCTCAAGATTAGCTGAAATTGGAGAAATGGCAGCCGGATTTGCTCACGAAATAAATAATCCTCTGCAAATCATAAAAAGTGAACAATCCTTAATTGAAATTATTTTTTCTGACCTTAAAAAAAATAACAACTTACAAAAAGCAAAAGAACTATCAGAAATAGAAGATTCTTTAAGTCAAATAGGCCTTCAAATAGGGCGATGCGCTAAAATAACTCAAGCTATATTGAAATTTGCTCGATTAAGCGAACCCGTTTTCCAAGACATGGATTTAAAACAATTTATACCTGAAATATCAGGTATGATAGCAAAAAAAGCCCGTGTCAATGGAATAGAAATACAACAATCCATTAAAGGAAATACTCCTAATATTTACGGTGACCCCGGGCAACTTCAACAAGTCCTACTAAATCTTTTAAATAACGCAATAGATGCAGTTGTAGAACGGCATGGAGCTAAGGGAGGTGAAATAATTATCGAAGCCGGTTTAAATAGCGATGGAAAAGTAGAGTTATCGGTTAAAGATAATGGATCTGGAATAAATCCTGAAAATCAGAAAAAAGTTTTCTCACCATTTTTTACTACTAAGCCAGTTGGCAAAGGAACAGGACTTGGACTTTCCGTATGTTACGGCATAATTAATAACATGGGAGGTGTCATGGAATTTACAAGTGAAAAAAATTTAGGAACTACCTTTACAATAAATTTCCCAATAAGGCAGTAAATACTGCTGTTAGCAGTAAACAATACATATAAAATAAAAATAAATTTTTAACAAAAAAGGAGGACAAAGACGTGAAAGACGACAAAAATGAATCAAAATGGATAACAAAATACTCAAGGGAAAAAGAAAGAATATTTTTCTTTTATGCAACTATCTTAATGTTCATATTTTATATTTTAAGCAACTAAGTATGGAGGAGACCAACTATGGAAGAAAAAAAAGCAGCAGCAGGATATGATAAATTTATTAATTGGAAACTTTTTGCAATACCGGTGGTTCTTTTTCTATTCATGGCGCTAATACCAACTCCAAGCAGTATGCTTGACGTTGGTGTAGAATATTCCATGGGTCAGAAATATGTAGAAAAATTTTTTGCAAAAGAATTATTCGGGACAAAACCTATTGAACTTTCTCAATGGCAAATTCAAATGGTAAGGATGATGGAAGCGAGTGTGCAGGGTTCATCTTTTACCAGAGAAAGTTTTTTAAAAAGAGGGGATAAATGGTGTAAAGAAAACGATATCCCATTTACAAAGGATCATTTAGAATTGGTTATGGCTCATGCTAAATCAATGGCAAAAGAAGATTTTAATGGGCTTTTGAAAAAAGGCTATGAATTAAGGGCGAAAGATTTAAAATTTGATGATTTATCCGATTCAGATAAAGTGAAGGCAAAAAAAGCAGGCTTTCATGTTCAAGTAGCTGTTGGTATTGTTCTTTTTGTAGTAAGCTGTTTTGTAACTGAAGCGCTTCCATTGCCGATTGTAGCGTTTTGCGTTGGAATTCTTGCACTTGCAACTGGAATTGTAAATAGACATAACGTTGCAAGCTCTTATTGGTCAGATGCTACATGGTTTATTATGGGTAGTCTTATGTTTGCTGCAGCATTCGTTAAAACAGGTGTCGATAAACGTGTAGCTATGATGATGTTCGGAAAGCTAAAAAATGCCAATATAAAAGTAATTACTTTTGTTATGATTTTAGTAATAGCACCTTTAACAATGTTTATGTCCGACCACGCTTTAGCCGCTATGTTTTTGCCGATTGGAATTTTGCTTTATTCTGCATCAATAGCTGCATCAGATACTGAAGACCCAGAACTTGCAAAAATGTTAATGATTACAATCGCAATGGCTGCAAATCTTGGAGGGTCATTATCTCCATCAGGAGCGGCTCGAAACATAATCATGATGAACTACACAGAAGATATGTTTGGAATTTCAATAGGATTTGGAACTTGGTGTTTATATTGTATGCCTTTCCTACTTTTCGTTATGCCTATTTCTTGGTTGGTTATTAACTGGACATTTAAGCCAACTATAACTAATCTTGGAAGCGCTCTCCAGATAGTTCACCGTGAAGTAAACAGAGATGGAGGCAAATGGACAAAAGCTCAAATAATATCTTTAATTATCTTTTTGATTACTCTATTGTCCTGGATAACGGAAAGTAATTTATTGGTTGCTATTACAGGAATACGATTTGGTATTGGCGCATTAGCTGTAATGGGTGCGGTACTTTATATTTGTGCAGGAGTTGTTAACTGGAGGGATTATCAAACAAGAGTTGACTGGGGAGTTGTTTGGTTATATGCAGGAGCTATAATATTTGGTAAAGTCCTTGTTCAAACTGGAGGAGCTTACTGGATTGCAAGAACTCTTCTTGAATTTGCGGCGCCTCTTGGACTTGATAAAGGTCTTGGATTACTTCTCACTGGAAGTATGATTACAGGTTTAATGACACAAATAATGGCCGATGGTCCTGCTTGCGCAGCGGTAGGTCCCGTAACTTTGGCTATGGCGGGCATTGCTCACGCTGGAACATCAATGATTCCGATGATGGCTATGGCAACAGCTATTGCATCATCTTTTGCTTACTGTCTTGTTATCGGAACTCCGCCTAATGCAATTGTATATTCAAGCGGCTATCTTAATGCGAAAGATTTTATAAGAGCTGGTCTTATATTATGGGTCACAAACATGATCGGACTTATGCTTTTAGCAACTTTTTATTGGAGATTTATGGGATGGACTGGACTTCCAGCATATTAATAGTTGTAGACATTAGTAATTAACAAAAATTTGAATAAATATAATGCAGTCTTAACTTAAGGAGGCGCATAATGGATAAAAAAATTAAAGTGTTAATGGTCGATGATGAAGAACAATTTAGAGAGACCACAAATAAAATTTTAAAAAAAAGAGGCTTCGACACAATTCTTGCCGCAAACGGTGAAGAAGCCATAAAAAAATTAGTTGAAAACCCTGATGTTGTTATTCTTGATGTTAAAATGCCGGGTATGGATGGACATCAAGCTTTAAAGGAGATTAAAAAGTTAAAACCATTTTTACCAGTAATTATGCTTACAGGTCATGGGGCACTTCCTTCTGCGAAAGATGCTCTTATAGAAGGAGCTTTTGATTATCTAACAAAGCCTTGCGATATAAGTCTTTTAGCAACAAAAATATACGATGCTTGTCAGCAAGATAAAAAAGTCGCTGATAAAGATGAAAAGACAGTCGCAGACGCTATGATACATATAGAGCATTATACAACTATTACTGGAGAACAGTTGATAAAGGACGCTTTTATAAAGCTAAAAGAATCTTTTACTTCCAAAATATCCACAAGCAAATTAATGGAAACAGGTCATAGATCTATACTTGTTTTGGATAACAATGGAAATCCGGAAGGTATTTTATCCATAAAAGATTTATTTGAAAAAATGATGCCTATTTATCTTAAAGCTCCAAAACCTTCTCTTGCGGACGCTATACAATTTTCTCCTATGTTTTGGAAAGGATTGTTCACTATAGAGACAAAAAAACTTGCAAAAATGAAGGTAAAAGATGTTATGTCAGATTTGTTATTAACGATAGATGGTGAATCAAATCTAATGGAAGCGGCTCATATGATGGTTAACAACAATATCCGACGACTTGTAGTTACAAAAGGCGGAAAAACTATAGGCGTTATAAGAGAGCAAGATTTATTCTTTGAAATGGAAAAAATAATTAGAAAACTCTAAGAATGTTTATATCATGTAGAGACGCGATTATGCACCGCGTCTCTACTAAACAAAAAAAACTGATATACCATTCAGTTGATTAAGGCCAAAAATAAAGGTAAATACAAATAAAATTATTTAAAAATAGAAATGATATGTCATTTTTTGTTAATGGAAAAAAAACAAAATCCTATCTAATATTTTTTGAATTTTCTTTATAGCCAATTTTTAACAGCAATAACATTCCAGGCACCGCTACAAGTGTGCAAAATATAAAAAAATTTTCCCATCCAATATCTTTTGCGATATATCCTGTTGGAGCTGAAAGTAAAACCCTTGGTATTCCCATAAGGCTTGTTAATAAGGCATATTGAGTAGCTGTAAATTTTTTATTAGTGATACTCGCCATAAATGCAACGTAAGCTGATGTCCCCATACCGCTTGTTATATTTTCAAACGAAATGACAGCAGAAAGTAATGTAATATTGTATCCTATGTGAGCTAAAACGGCAAAACATGCTGTAGATGCTGCTTGAAGTAGTCCAAATATCCATAAGGAAGGATAAATTCCAAGTTTAAGCATAAGCAGTCCTCCTATTGATATTCCTGCTATTGTAGCCCAAAATCCAAATAATTTGACAACCGCTCCTATTTCCGTATTTGAAAAGCCAATTTCTAAATAAAATGGCGTCGTCATAGTGCTTGCCATAGCATCTCCGATTTTATAAAAAAGTATAAAGGCAAGTATCCATAGGGCATCTTTCCGTGTAAAATACTCATATAATGGCTGTATTACAGCTTCTTGAAAATTTTTAGGAACACTTACTAATATTTTTGGTTCAGTCGTAAATATAGTAGTCAAAATACCAGGCAGAATACACAAAGCCATAACAAGATAAACATTTGAAAAGGAAATAATATCAGCTAATATGAACCCTCCTCCTGAAGCAAGAAGCATCCCAACTCTGTAGCCATAAATATACATGGAAGAACCAAGTCCTAATTCATTATCTGATAAATCCTCCCGTCTGTAAGCATCAACAACAATATCCTGAGATGCACTAAAAAAAGCTACAAGTATAGCCGCTAATACTGTAATCCACAAATTTCTACCAGGGTCAGCAAAACCTAAACCAGCAATAGAAATCATTAAAAAAAGCTGGGCGACTATAAGCCACCCTCGTCTTCTTCCTAAAAAAGGAGGTATAAATCTATCAAAAATAGGCGCCCATAAAAATTTCCAAGTATAAGGTATTTGTACAAGGGATATAAGACCAATTTTTGTGATATCGATATTTTCTTGTTTCATCCATGCTTGAAGTACACCCATGGTTAAAAGAAGAGGAACTCCGCATGAAAATCCCATTAATAGGGAAACTACCATGCGTCGACTAAAAACTACATCTAAGATGTTTTTTTTAAAACTTAACGTCAAATTCTTCAAATTCACAAAAATGCTGTTTATGTCCATTTGATTATGAATACTTCCCTATGAGCACTTCTTCTAAATCTCGTTTTGGGACATAGTGAACTTTGTTATCATCTCTGTAATAACGAATATCTCCATCCTTGACTTTAACGATAGCTATTTCTTCTCTTGGCCTTCCTATAGCAATTACGATCAGTATTTCATATTCATCTGGAATATTTAAATTTTTTTTCAAATTTTCTCTTTCAATCGCACCAATCATGCATCCAGCAAGCCCTTTTTCCCTTGCTCCTAAAAGAATACTTTGGCTTGCAATGCCATGATCACATCCAAAATTTTTTGTAATTCGAGTATCTCCCAAAATAATAATATATGAAGTTGGTCTTTCGCCTTCCACTGGGCCTTCCCAGTCTCTTAGATAAGCTGCCCATTTTAAGCAAGGAAATATTAAGTCATTTGTTTCTGCTTTACAGGAAATAATATATTTTAACGGCTGAAGGTTTGCGGCAGATGGAGACAACCTTGCTAAATTGACAAGCTCTTTTAATAACTCAAGTTCAATTGTATGATTTTGGTAAAAACGTCGGCAGCTTCGATTTTTGCGAACTAAATCTTCAATCATTTATCTCTCCTTAATAATTTAAATATGTTGACGCATCCATATTAACACTTTATCCAATTCATTAGATAATTCTTTTAATGCTTTACCTCTATGACTTACAATAGTTTTTTCATCATTTGTTAATTGACCAAATGTTTTATTCAATGGCGGATAAAAAAATATTGGATCATACCCAAAACCGTTCGATCCAGATGGAGCATCGGCTATAATTCCTTCGCAGTTTGCTTCATACGTTAAAGCTTTTCCACTTGGAACAGAAAGAGAAAGAACACATTCAAAGCGAGCTGCACGATTTTCTTTTCCTTTCATTTCTTCAAGAATCTTTTTATAACGATATTCATCAGATACATTTTCCCCTGCATATCGAGCAGAATAAACTCCAGGAGCCCCATTTAAAGCATCAATAACAAGACCTGAATCATCAGCAAGCGCAGGAAATCCAAGTATTCTTGCCACACAACTTGATTTTTTATATGCGTTTTCCTCAAAAGTTACACCGTCTTCGACAATTTCAGGGATTTGTCCAAAATCATCTAAACTTTTTAAAACTATTGGAAAATTTTTAAAATAACCTTCGAATTCTTTGACCTTTCCTTTATTTTTAGTAGCAAGAACAATAATAGTCTTTTTTTCCATTGCTGTTAGTATATGCCTCCTTATTTCCAATCTTTTAAACCGTATTTTTCACATATTTTTAATAATTTACCTGATTTTCTTAACTCTTCAATACCGTCTGATAAAATTTTAGCATATTCTTTTGATTTTGGCATAGATGGAGAAAATGCTACATAAGCTTTGGCCGGAGAACCAACTTTTCCAGCGGAACGCAACTTATCTTTCATTCCCATTTTATTTGCAGTGTACCAAAATACAGGCTCAGCTTCTATTAAAGCATCCATACGATCTGCGTTTAATTTGTTGATGTTATTTTCTAAAGGAGTTTTTCCTGATGCTATCTGAATTCTGTTTGGCTCGCTATAATACTTTTCTATATACTGATCGATCTCTTCTGTGTAGGCATAATCTCGAATAACTCCTAAAGAGATTGTTGATAAAGAAGATATACCAGTATATTTCCAATTATTATCAATATTAGTAAAAATTGAATTACCTATCATACCGATTTCATTTTCAGGAAAAACAAAATCAGGGGCATCATCCACATATGCCCCAATAATTCCGCTAATTCTTCCCTCTCTGCATTCTTTTATGGCTCGAGCCCAAGGAATTATTTTATATGTAACAGTGTGGCCAGATTTAGCAAAAATTTCTTTGGCGAGTTCTACTACATAGCCGGGATCATTCGAATCAGGTTCGCAATTCAAAGGACACCAGACATCGGCTCCTAATGTGATTTCATCAGCCGATGAATTATTATAAAAAACCGCCAAAATTGTAATACTTAAAACTACAACCAATAATTTTCTCATATTACCTCCCCTTTATTTTTTGGTAAGTTAAAATTTAATTTAATAAATTTATTTTAAGGTTAAAATTCAAATTCTTTAGTATTAATGCCAAACTTAGTAAGAATTTCTATACCCCTATAAATATTAAGTCCAGCAGAATCAATCCCATGGGAATCATCGCCAGGAATTAAAGTAATTCGCATATCTATAGCTTTTTTCAAAATTGGCATTGAAATATAAGGTTCTGTTGATCCTTTAGAAAGAGCTCGCATGTTAAAATCAAGTATAAGTCCTAACTTTTTTATTAATTCAAGATTACGGGTTATTTTATCATTAATTTCAGGAATTTTAATTCGTTCTTTATAGTTAGTATCATAAATCCTTATTAAATCAAAATGACCTACAACTTTCGGCTTTAAAGTATTAATCATGCTGAATTGAAGGTCGAAATATCTGCAATAAAGCTCATCTATACCGCCAACAAATGATTTCACTGCTCGTTCATAATGTTCTTCTGAGTAATCAAATATCATATCATCAACATGGTGAACAGAACCTACAATATAATCAGGTTTAAAGATATTAATAAGCTTTTTTACGAAATCGTCAGATCCTGTATGGGTTTCACTTTCAAACCCAACATATATCTTAATTTTTGAAGCATATTTTTTTTGAAGTGCCCTACAGGTGTAA comes from Desulfobacterales bacterium and encodes:
- a CDS encoding AmpG family muropeptide MFS transporter, giving the protein MDINSIFVNLKNLTLSFKKNILDVVFSRRMVVSLLMGFSCGVPLLLTMGVLQAWMKQENIDITKIGLISLVQIPYTWKFLWAPIFDRFIPPFLGRRRGWLIVAQLFLMISIAGLGFADPGRNLWITVLAAILVAFFSASQDIVVDAYRREDLSDNELGLGSSMYIYGYRVGMLLASGGGFILADIISFSNVYLVMALCILPGILTTIFTTEPKILVSVPKNFQEAVIQPLYEYFTRKDALWILAFILFYKIGDAMASTMTTPFYLEIGFSNTEIGAVVKLFGFWATIAGISIGGLLMLKLGIYPSLWIFGLLQAASTACFAVLAHIGYNITLLSAVISFENITSGMGTSAYVAFMASITNKKFTATQYALLTSLMGIPRVLLSAPTGYIAKDIGWENFFIFCTLVAVPGMLLLLKIGYKENSKNIR
- a CDS encoding universal stress protein encodes the protein MENDNKKNKFLIALDGSDYSSEAVKYIKNFEQCKNMDIILFNVYSPLPEYYFDANIVPEYDEVVSWELDHINFIRKYMGDVHDLFVKSGFERDGIKIKINKRKVGFARDILIEAKNDYSFIVIGRKGIGELNEIFLGSIAAKVFEKLFFTPIFIVGKNPNTDKILVAVDGSENSMRAVDFICKVFNNSDIKIGLIHIIRGGSTKENGVKKIFSKRNFIENTKDAIIPFIEKAKNNLINYGINANNIDVDIITNVTSRAAAIFEYAKKNNYGTIVAGRRGLSVVTDFFAGRVVNKIVQLANDRSVWIIP
- a CDS encoding universal stress protein; translation: MDNQKLLLSLDIYDAKFKIPYYISKVEPFKNKEIILFSIFESFPYRFLDVEFREKYSTQTQELIAWKMNQLKYQKNYMDKAKQILLDAGFSKDLIFTKIQEKEVGFARDILREAKKNYSAVAIGRKDMGNVATLILGSVATKLIEKLVFVPIMIVGENADPNKILIAMDGSEGSSRAVDFVARTLGHKDIKIGLIHVIRGETAFKDEFYKFFSPEKYEEDVKDRILPFFEDAKNFLIKMGVNSENITTKIVSDAASRAESIVIEAKEQGYGTIVLGRRGLSKVQEFFMGRVSNKAIQLVTEQALWIVS
- a CDS encoding DASS family sodium-coupled anion symporter, which encodes MEEKKAAAGYDKFINWKLFAIPVVLFLFMALIPTPSSMLDVGVEYSMGQKYVEKFFAKELFGTKPIELSQWQIQMVRMMEASVQGSSFTRESFLKRGDKWCKENDIPFTKDHLELVMAHAKSMAKEDFNGLLKKGYELRAKDLKFDDLSDSDKVKAKKAGFHVQVAVGIVLFVVSCFVTEALPLPIVAFCVGILALATGIVNRHNVASSYWSDATWFIMGSLMFAAAFVKTGVDKRVAMMMFGKLKNANIKVITFVMILVIAPLTMFMSDHALAAMFLPIGILLYSASIAASDTEDPELAKMLMITIAMAANLGGSLSPSGAARNIIMMNYTEDMFGISIGFGTWCLYCMPFLLFVMPISWLVINWTFKPTITNLGSALQIVHREVNRDGGKWTKAQIISLIIFLITLLSWITESNLLVAITGIRFGIGALAVMGAVLYICAGVVNWRDYQTRVDWGVVWLYAGAIIFGKVLVQTGGAYWIARTLLEFAAPLGLDKGLGLLLTGSMITGLMTQIMADGPACAAVGPVTLAMAGIAHAGTSMIPMMAMATAIASSFAYCLVIGTPPNAIVYSSGYLNAKDFIRAGLILWVTNMIGLMLLATFYWRFMGWTGLPAY
- a CDS encoding two-component sensor histidine kinase, with amino-acid sequence MKKYRYSSLKRIILLNMIFVPVIPFILSIGIGYYYFISSLENSAITAMSKIVEDHKQMIESFLEERRSDLEFLLYAYSLEELKNPDKLKGIFESLQKKSSAFVDLGVFDENGVHIAYEGPFNLSGRIYKNESWFIEVLKNGYFISDIFLGFRKVPHFIISVSKEFQGQKWIIRSTIDTYTFTNIVKSVRIGKTGESYILNSEGIFQTERRSGGNLMDKDVDFSKYLTSINSINTFIENDSKGDKYLYTTIWMKDKKWLLVVRQEKADAFKALRSASYLIILISIIGGAFIIGQAFYLTGRIVKKFHTTDTEKVELQDQLIRASRLAEIGEMAAGFAHEINNPLQIIKSEQSLIEIIFSDLKKNNNLQKAKELSEIEDSLSQIGLQIGRCAKITQAILKFARLSEPVFQDMDLKQFIPEISGMIAKKARVNGIEIQQSIKGNTPNIYGDPGQLQQVLLNLLNNAIDAVVERHGAKGGEIIIEAGLNSDGKVELSVKDNGSGINPENQKKVFSPFFTTKPVGKGTGLGLSVCYGIINNMGGVMEFTSEKNLGTTFTINFPIRQ
- a CDS encoding response regulator, whose protein sequence is MDKKIKVLMVDDEEQFRETTNKILKKRGFDTILAANGEEAIKKLVENPDVVILDVKMPGMDGHQALKEIKKLKPFLPVIMLTGHGALPSAKDALIEGAFDYLTKPCDISLLATKIYDACQQDKKVADKDEKTVADAMIHIEHYTTITGEQLIKDAFIKLKESFTSKISTSKLMETGHRSILVLDNNGNPEGILSIKDLFEKMMPIYLKAPKPSLADAIQFSPMFWKGLFTIETKKLAKMKVKDVMSDLLLTIDGESNLMEAAHMMVNNNIRRLVVTKGGKTIGVIREQDLFFEMEKIIRKL
- a CDS encoding universal stress protein, coding for MENDKKLQRILLPIDGSNQSMDTVKYVSKILPPERTEIILFNIEFSIPETIWDLENNPELSSSMVSVKAWASQEKDKMHDFMEKVQVFLFNAGFSKKNIIIKIQPRKLGFARDIFAESMIGYTAVFFGRTGKGTIEELVFGSVANKLIEKIIHIPFVVVGEEPSHDKFLIAMDGSKGSLKGLTCIASMISPINKDISLCHIIRPLNLPNSKNEEEWIEDKRNKIEPIFEAAKDTLVNSGFAIEKIESLILSDKSSRAGGLIEEAKSNNFGSIVLGRRGLTIVEDFHMGRVSTKILSLARKMAVWIVN